The Primulina huaijiensis isolate GDHJ02 chromosome 6, ASM1229523v2, whole genome shotgun sequence genomic sequence ttagTATCCAAATTATAAACTTGAGGCTAAGGCTTTGAAAAAGATAATCCataagtatatatatttataattatatatatattatattttctaagTAACCCCACTGGCTTACTCAATAAATAGGAGTTCTTTCTCCATTCTTTCACACAAAATATGTATATGATCGGTTGAGGCTTGGAGCTGCCATAGAGTGATAAAGAAGATTATAACTATCTCACTTcaagaaaataaatcaaatagaGAGATTTGGAGTCTTGCGCTGTAAACACACAATGTCACAGGCGGTGGCGCACGGCGGCGATGGAAATTTGAAGAAATATGTAGCAGTGGATTCTGATTCAGAGGATTCGTCAATTGGGATACCGAGTGATGATGATGTCGAGGAACACGGCGAGGTTCAGAGCAGAATCTCCGGCGGTGGAGCTCTGAATACTTTGGCTTCTTTGGAAACATCTCTGCCCATTAAGTGAGCAGCTCCTTTCCTGATCTGtggtttttgttttcttctttggTTTCTTGGCAAAACtcttggtttttttttctttccctAAATTCCAACCATTAGATTGTTTGAAACCCACCCCTGGTTTCATCCGATGGTCTCTGATAAAGATTTATGAATTGGAAAATCTCGATTAATCTGTGAAAAAATAAGCATGCATGACGAATGCCGTGCAAGAAATGTTCTATAAGTTTTCGATCGGTGCAAATTTAGCATGCATGGAAAAACATATGTTGTGTCTCtaaatggataaaaaaaaatatttttccttctttttttttttttgaaaaatataaatttgtctGTAATCAAATTACATTATGTTTAACACtctaattaaattaatactACTCATCATATTTATATGTAATGCAGATTGGTAAATATTTTATCGATTTGTGTGTTTTTGCAGAAAGGGGTTATCTCTTCATTACGATGGGAGATCGAAATCTTATTCAAACTTGGCAGAAGCAAGGCTTGAAGTAGCCACACAACTGGCCAAAACTGAACATGCTTTCAACAAGAAAAGAAGACTGATCAACATCTCCCAGAAATTTAGGAAATACTCCAAGAAACCATCCAACAACATTTTACACCAATCCTCCATGCCTGCCTTCCCCTTCGAGGATCGCGAAGAAGACGACGACACTGAAAACGGAGCCATGGAGGATGAAGGACGCAAAGCAGAGTGCTCTGATCTTGAGAgcttgcggaaaatttaaaatggtTCTAGACAATATAGTCTCTTAATTTTCGTCTCATTACATTTTCCTtttcaagattaaaaaaaaaagaattttgatGTATAATTGATGAGTATAAGGCAGTATTATACATGGTATGGGATATATGGTATTAGAACATGTGACGAACTAAAAGCtattaatatatgtttttaagtaattttttgtTTGTCGAATTTTATGGGTAAATTTTTCAAGGAGCTTTGGATTGTAGAAGTGCATGCATTCATTCTATTTGTTTGATCACTAGAATTTTACACAATTTTCAGGCATAAGCTATACTTCATTTAAGGGGATCGGATGGTTTCTTTACATATATATCAGCATTAAGCTAGATGTCTTCGGTTGCATTTGGATAGAAGGTCTGAGTtctaaaatctaaaattttcagCCCAAACATAAATGTATCATTTtattagttttattattttcagttcCAATATGAAATCATTTTGCTaataatttgttattattttatttttctttgttatgggtcaaaataaagattggaaaataaatttagtttaataaCTATATTACTTGAAAAATAcagataattaaaaaatatatttatactatAAATAATCtatattaatcatttttcagattataaatcatgtatattaGAGACCACTAGGCTAGTGGTCTCACCCCGTCAGATTAGTTGACTCTCCGGGTCCATCCCTCCATCTCGTGTGTtgtaatcaaaaaaaaaaatcatctataTTAGTTTTTTTGTAAGATAAAAATCATCTATATTAATACGGCAGCTTGAAAGGAATTTTCAATCGCGGAGTGTACCACTACCACCGTTTGGGGAACCGTGGCAGTGGAAAACCCCGACAAGGAACCGCCGGGAACCCAGATTTAACCTACGTGAGACGGTGAtcctttatatatatttcttgttttttcaaatttctaTGG encodes the following:
- the LOC140978820 gene encoding KID-containing protein 1, producing MSQAVAHGGDGNLKKYVAVDSDSEDSSIGIPSDDDVEEHGEVQSRISGGGALNTLASLETSLPIKKGLSLHYDGRSKSYSNLAEARLEVATQLAKTEHAFNKKRRLINISQKFRKYSKKPSNNILHQSSMPAFPFEDREEDDDTENGAMEDEGRKAECSDLESLRKI